One genomic segment of Halalkalicoccus jeotgali B3 includes these proteins:
- a CDS encoding ribbon-helix-helix protein, CopG family: protein MPRLTITVTDEQAALLDEKAGDGGEYESKSEAVRTFIQEYERLSERVTDLEAEYEERIADLERENERLRNEKQLILNQREEHTDLVRAIEREQSREDRRAQAGVLTRAKWWLVGMADEE from the coding sequence ATGCCGCGTCTTACCATCACCGTTACCGATGAACAGGCCGCCCTTCTCGATGAAAAAGCGGGTGACGGTGGCGAGTATGAATCAAAGAGTGAAGCGGTGAGGACCTTCATACAGGAGTATGAACGCCTGTCTGAACGGGTGACTGACCTCGAAGCAGAATACGAGGAGCGTATTGCTGACCTGGAGCGGGAAAACGAACGACTACGGAACGAAAAGCAGCTAATCCTCAATCAGCGCGAGGAACACACAGACCTCGTGCGAGCGATCGAACGTGAGCAATCTCGCGAGGATCGGCGGGCGCAAGCCGGTGTACTCACTCGCGCGAAGTGGTGGCTTGTGGGGATGGCCGACGAAGAGTAG
- the hcsS gene encoding halo-CC-star protein HcsS gives MLLSASDDEVLTAAEALGEDLDAAQSEVTADEFESVLIECNEAINDGIGLEYGEVCGAGSDCC, from the coding sequence GTGCTGTTGAGCGCCTCCGACGATGAAGTTCTGACCGCCGCTGAAGCGCTCGGTGAAGACCTCGATGCGGCACAATCGGAGGTAACGGCTGACGAGTTCGAGTCGGTGTTGATCGAGTGCAACGAAGCGATCAACGACGGGATTGGTCTCGAGTACGGTGAGGTCTGCGGCGCTGGAAGCGACTGTTGCTAG